tttttaaggtaaatctgatttgtgtgtatgtgtgtttgtcccAGGTGCCAGTGGGATGGGCAACTATCATGGGCGTTGGGGTTTTGAGACGTTCAGTCATAAGCGTGGCTGTATGCTGAGAGGCTGGGGGCTGGAGCGCGTCAATGTGCTGCGTTACCCTCCCTATACTGAAAGCAATCTCAGCTGGCTGCGCTGGGCCACCACTGCCAAGAAAAAGGGCTGGGGAGGATGCTCTCTTATGTGAGAAATTAAAGATTTACACTTGCCCAGGGAACAAAAAAGCCTCCGTTTTACCAAGATTCATTTGTGGATTTTCAGTTATGCATCATGATTGAAAACTCCACCAGAGGTCAGCACTGAGAAAAGTGACTTCTTTAGGAAAACATTACTTCATCTTTAGTCACATCTTAGGATTTAGAAGTATCATCCAGGGACCAAAAATGAATCATCCATATTTGTTACCAAACACTACAGTTACAATGTACATTTACAGAAAGCATTATATCGGGGTACTAAATAATGTCCTTTGTTTTTTACTGTTACATATTTTGCAATGTAGTACATAATAGTTGATAAAATGTGTAGGATTCTAGCATTTGTaagttgtttaaataaatatgactacaaaaataaaatcttataaaTGTGTTTTCAGGAATCATGATGTGGATTTATTTTTGAttcaaataaattgaaaaaatatgCAATTCTAAAATACTATTacaattactaaaaaaaaagaaaatctgtttaaaagtaatttattccCATGTGGGCTAATCTGACTTTTTAGCATAATTACTCCAGTCTCAAGTGGAACATTATTTTTCAGAAACTATTCTAACATTATTACTTAATATAACTGATgcttttcccagtgatgtgttgcagctgagAGGGCATTCTCAGAGTGTTAGATAAACAGCTCAGTGACTGgcatgaagaaagcagatctcatgtaacagTAACAGTAAGAACtctcccaatgattatttgatgtatttgttgtggagttaattctgCAATGATGAATCATACACAATGTTgtaacaaagttcacacacacgtgtacaactttgcactgtttttgcactgcaAATGTGACTGGATACACGGGCACACTTTCAGCACAAAACATGCATTTTGTAACCCTTGAAATTGTATTTTTCCAAGTTATTAGTATTATAAAAGGACCAGAAACACATAATTTACCaagtgatttatttgaattaatttctATAAAACCTCTCATTTAAGGGATCACATTAAACCAAAGAGCTATTGTGTAACATGGTAACACACTCCATCCAAGTAATATACAGACATCAAAGCCAATACTGTCACCAAGTTGGTTTGCTAAACATACAGCAAACAATTAGAAGGGCTGGACTATGGTTACGCTTGCATCTGTAGTGTCCACACTCCAGTACTGTGAGACTTCATAAAATCAAAGATAGAAAAGAAAAGTCCAAAGTCCAGATCTGATGTGCGAGTTTGGCTTTGCCCTAAATCATCTGTCACAGCAGACATAGCATAATAGTGAAGTCTGTTTCAGGGCTCAGGCTTGTGTGAGGATGGAGGGCTGCTGGAGGACTGGCCTGACTCTGAGGTCTGCGGTTGAGGAGATGTGGAGGAGCTCGCAGGGCTGCTAGGTTCCTTCTGAACGAGCTCTGGCTCATCTTGCCCAGCCTGTGGTGGGTGAACCAGGACTTTATCAATGATCCCGAAATCCTGTGCTTCCATTGGGCTCATGTATCTGTCTCTCTCCATCACACTCTCTAAGTAAGACCACAGAAAACATAAAGCCGAGGTCAGGAGGTTATCCAATATGAAGGTAATTATGTTAACCCCTAAGCTGATGTTTTAATTAACTTGTTGTCTCCACATCTAATTGCTCCTAAATTTATAAGCTAATCTAttgttaaattaatgtttttttgttaacaatttgttaaaaaaatattcacttTAAAACTGTAAACTATAAAACAGCTACATAAGATCCAGTTAATGAAGCTTATGACCAATCCATTTCAAACAGTAATACACAGCTGTGCTAATGGGCTATATGCATAGCAAGTGTTTTTTAGccactgataaacttctggtcaGCTATTTTCAACTCATATGTCTCAATAAtgtagtttaattaaaatataatcagttaaatagactttaaaCAGATAAATAGGcattcatttacttgttcaagcataaaacgagatgaaatgtcattttaatgcAAGCGCTGAAACACCACTAAAAATAGTGTGGTTAAATAAACATCCATATGTCATGGCATGGaacaatgtattttaatgcagtgcttcatgtctggtctgagacccactttatattgtaacTTTTTCAGTCAGTGtagatcattgatttttaaagaaactagAACTTAAATACAGGGATTTCAAAATAGCCTGACAATTCACTGGAAGTGCCTGAGCTGACCAAAATGAAAATATGACATGACAGTAATGGAACTCTCTGCCGTTTGATATTCATCAGGTGGACcctttccaattttaaatcccaggtaaaaacttttatgtttaggaTTGCTTTTAAGGATTTTCTggtttaatattatgtttattattcttCTGTCTTGTATTTTATGATGTGCCTGTGACAtattgtaaggtgtccttgagtgctttgaaaggcacctataaataaaagatattaatattaaacgTCCCTGTGCAAATACCCCATTGAGGATAATCTTTTATAGTATGATTAATATTTGGTGATAATATAGCATACGCCATTTCAAGCTAATTATGTAATTCTGTgccaaaatttaaaaatgttgaaaaatcttttctagtaaattaacattaacatgtgtctttttttaaataaataacacagaattactcatttgaattaatttattaagcaattataattatttaatcattaacaCGTAATGCAGGGGTCATCAAATATATTTGTCAGTGGGCAAGAGTTTTACCAGATATTGTCCTTGGGGGCTGGAGCCCTAAgaagaaaatcaaataaaaatctaattttggTTTAACATTATGctaaatgtttttactttttccattttattacaaaactgaAGGCATTTGGTTCAGGCTCCCATCACCTATACCACAGTCAACCACTAGGAGTGATAAATATTTTGCCTCAACTCAATTAGGCTAAGTcaactttatttataaagcacttgaAAAACAAACACGGGGGAAGTGATGGGAAAAGGTCTCTTAACAGAGGTAAAATGGCACTCTCAAAGACCATGAAAGGCAAAGACAGTTGATTTAGAAAACAGGTTCTTCAATAATGACTGAACTGAAAAGTAAGCATTTATCATGCCAACCTTCCGTATGCATCACCAGTATGCCTAATTTGCAGCCGCTGCACTTCAACACACTGAAGACGGTGGGAGAAGGCAACTTAACAGACCAGATGAAGACATTTATCACATAATTAAAAGACAACTTTTCTGCTATATTCGATGACTTTTTAATTTCCAGGGATGTCATTGAATTTTGCGTGTGATCCATTCACCATCAGCCTAAGCGGAGAATTCTCCACAAACGCGGTGACTTGAAGGCGGCTCTCCGTGGTGCTGAAAGCCTGAGCGCATTTTGGGTATCTAGTGCCGAGACCTATGACACATTAAAAACGCTGGCTATCTATGTGCTCATTATGTTCGATTTAACTGTGAGGCTGCATTCTACAAGATCAACTCGATAAAAACATATGAGAGGAACCGACTGTCAAAAGTTTGTCAGAGCGGAAATGTAACTTTAGTCATTGATTAAGCACTGTGAAGAGCCCATTTCAGCATCGTGATTCGAATTCGAGCCCACTTAATTTTTCATTTGATGAGCGAACATTATGGCCTGTTTTGTTCTGGTACCAGGTTATTTATTTACCATGCTATTTTTAATTGCGCCAGATTTGCTGCTAGTTTCAATCATGTTGTTgagacttaaaaataaaaagggcaTGAGGAAAAGTTatgcattctttctttttttttctttttttaaaccagtTTGAAGCCATATGCTTAACGCCGCACAATCCGTCCTCCTCATTTCAGAGTGTTGCTTAAATACAGTCATAAATGGTGGTTATTCTGACAAGAGACTcggttgttgttatttttagttgCTTTAGTGAACCACTATTTTCTTTTTGATCCTCACAATCATGTCGTGGGCCAGATTGAGCAGCTCAGCGGGCCAGATTTGTCCTGCAGGCCGCCAGTTGATGATCAGTGATCTAAAGAATTCAATTAAGTCAATTTGAACtctttttaataaaactttttaataaaaagaatGAGGAGTTTGACTCCTTATGATTCCAATTCGTTGATGAAATATTAACACTTCAATCCATTAAGGCCAAAAAACTAAAATTTGTGTATTGCCTGAAAACTTTCTATAGCGATAATGTAGTTGCATTACAAAGTGTTCCAAAGGTAGGGTGAGACTCATAAAAATGTGGTCTTTGAAAAAATTATCAAAGACTCATACTAAGTGGGAGTAATTTATGTGGAATTTGTATACAACATTTGTTGGGTAAAAGAAAAATTCACTCCAGATTTAAATGAGTGGAACACATTATTGAAAGTTTTGTCAGATCATCATTACCTATAGTCTCCAGAAGCTGTCCTGTGTGTTTGCTGTAGATGTTGTTGATCTGTCTTTTCAGTTTGAGAATCTCCTCTGCCTGGATGGCAATATCTGTCGCTTGGCCCTAAAAATACAACGATTGGCATTATAGAAGTATACAGCAAAATTACAAAACAGTTGCCTCTTTTTTTCCATCCCCACTTCTTACCCTCGCTCCTCCAGAAGGCTGGTGCACCATGATTCGGGCATTAGGCAGGGAATGCCTCATTCCGGCGGTTCCTGCGGCCAGAAGCAGACTGCCCATGCTGGCTGCCTGACCCACACACCAGGTGGAGATGGGATTTAGGATGTACTGCATAGTATCATAGATGGCAAGTCCAGACGTGACCACACCACCTACAAGATTAGTGTGATATTTCTTAAGACATATCttttaaaatcaacatttttcTGCTACTGTTTAATATAGTATTAGTAGTGtttaatatagtaatataaattcacttttattatattatgtatatcaTATTAACCCTGAAAGTCTGACAtgtgaattaattaaattcactTGCTTTAACGGACCTTTTTGACAAAAACATGTTGCATGTTTGTGTCATATATGAGACTTTTATTATATTGCAATGTTAATCAATGAGATCTTTCTAGCAGTGTAGCACAATATTTGGCAAAAAtgtactgtatttaaatttcagcTGTCAGTCTATATGTCCTAAACTGTAatgaaatattcagttttataATCAAAATCTATAGTTAATAGTAGGTAGAAGACTATAATGCTATGCTTTAGAATTGAAGGAAGATTTCTTAAAATCTCATATTTATGACACACATTTAAATGATTggttttctaaaatattttttttaaataaccaagTAATACAACATTGTTTTACACAGAGAGGTGTTCATCTTGAAATGTTACTTTTTAGGTCAGTAAATTAAACTGACAGTAAGACACATGCATCACTTCTAGACATTTTATATACAACTAAAGGCCTTTTTCTtactagaataataataataattcacaaatTTCAAATACAATTGGCTTTGTAGACGTATTAATTATGAACAAACGGATGGGATTATACAGattctgaaattattttattttgagctgTGGACAAAGTTGTACTTTTGTTGTTTATTGGAAAAAAAGTTCCACCTaacaggatttttatttttaaacagtcaAAGGTCTTTTTCCACAATGGAGAGCAgttgttatgtgtgtgttttatgcaaatagtgcatttatttatttattttcaaatagtatttacttttttatacattACCAACTTTACAatttttgattttcattttatcCTAAAATGTCTGAATTTCATCCAATTTATGATTCTGTAATGCTGATGATAAACACGACAACTTTAATTACAGTACTGCCAGGCCATTTTGCAGAGCCATGTTTCTTGGCTACTTTCCTATTTCAAATGGGCAACAATATTGTATCTTTAACTCAttgctaggcccacacggaatctgcccCAGAATCAACCAGAAATCCGcatatttttagcccatcattgagtgcatgtatttacttgtgtaaatgtatatattcattcattttttcttttcgtcttagtccctttatttatccgctGTCATTCCACTGTCGCCAccgcggagtgaaccgccaacttatccagcacatttttacgcagcggatacctttccagccacaacccatctctgggaaacatccacacacatacactacagacaatttagctgacccaattcacctgtaccgcatgtctttggactgtgggggaaaccggagcacccagaggaaatccatgcaaacgcagggagaacatgcaaactccacataaaaactccaaatgagccgaggctcgaaccagcgaccttcttgcagtgaggcgacagcactacctactgcgtcgccatattaaatttatatacattaaattaattttagtactACTATtgtggtataataataataaaattaaaatgtccaTATGATTTAcctacaatacagtttgtaaagtaatatattcatgtatttttctcttcttcttcttttagtagatctattatataagagactagctttgtttaccaaataagtggatttaaTTAGATCTGCactgtaataattaaatgaaagttatgaaatatatctattttttatttcatataattctttagttacgatactcccaacaTCGTTCCGCCTAAtcagcagattttttacaaaattctcagcagaaatagcaaaaaaagtctgcagatcATGTCTGGCCCTGCTAGTTGCCCTAATTATTTGCCTAGTATCTCACCTGGTTGTCCATTTATGGCATCATTTCCCAAAGTTGCCCAACAACATTGCTCGAAAAGTTATCCAGTGTATCATCACATAAGATTGTGACAGTAAATTGCGAGCAATCTCACACAGACAACAACTAATTTACATCACAACATATAGTTTATTTTAGCTGTCTCTCACCAGGGCTGTTGATGTACATGTGAATCGGCTTATTGTTGCTCTCTGATTGAAGAAAGAGCAGTTGAGCAATGACCAGAGAAGCTACAGAGTCATCGATCTAGATAAGCAGaaggacagaaaaacagacaGGAAACAAATGAGCAAAGGCTTTCCAAAAATCTCTCTACATCCTTGTGTTCATTTCCTTGTATTCTGAACTCACAGGACCCATAACGCAGATGATTCTCTCTCGAAGCAGCCTTGAGTAGATGTCATAAGCACGCTCTCCTCGTCCCTGAAACAGAGGAAACCTTTTAACAAGCTGTCATGTTCCTTGCACACTAAAATCTGTATCtttaatataaaactattgaATTTAATGACATTGTGTTCTTACCGTCTGCTCCACAACTATAGGTATGAGTGGACTGCTCCATGGAGAACTCTGATGAACTGACCTACTGACTCTCAGTGTAGAAACACCACATCGTAAGACCCTCTATAAAAACAACAGTTACTGCGATGAAGATCAGTTATTAAACAGACAGATGCCTCTCTGTCAACATTAGTGTCCATCCAAGGTCGTTATATATTGGCGAATATTTTGGCGTCGAGCttgactttatttttatgtatttatattttatgttctaTTATTATATAAAACTCAATTTAGCCTTTACGTGTCAAATTTTGAGAAAACGATCAAAATGTTAAGGTCAAAAACTTATAAATTACATAAAGCCGGCTGGCAAAATCTCTTTTCTCTTAACGTAAGTTACAGTAAATATCGCGAACGGCGTTGCAACTGACGTGTCCTcaaaacaatacatatatttaattatgaaattaattaataCTAGGTTTACAGAAAACAGTTTAATACTCACACGTAGCATGTTTCTGTTGAGCAACCCTCACGCGACCCCTCGCGACCCGGATGTGATGCTCTGCAACTCGGTAGTGAAGCCAGCTCTTGTTGATGGTAGAGATTGCGAAGTCGAGAAAATATTTGCAGACTCTAAATAAACGTGCAGTGTCTTTAAACGAATCAAGCCTGTCACAGAGTTAAAAGTgcaaatggtttttttttttctcacgtctcgaataaacgaatgaacaaatatattcatttattaattgagATAAATACCTTTTTTGTAATACtgaacaatgaaataaaaaagaataagcaacattacaataattataataataataaaattaataataataataataatagaaataataataacaaaattaaaagatataaaacataatataagataagctcattatatttatttattggatgcTGAATATTACTAAGTGatactaaataatatttttgttgctgttgttgtttggaATGCTACCTtatccaagttttttttttttttgtaaataaataaatcagttaactAATTTAATAATGTGTTCCTTCATACAATACAAAaataccttatatatatatacatttttgtattgtatgaaggaacacattatatatatatatatatatataaaatacttccTGGCAAAATAAACGTACAATAAACCTTAGTgcaattacaataatattttttcttttttgaaaaaataatagaagagagttataaaataaatcagcattatttttatgttatttatttgttttgtggaGTTTTAAGTAGTTTTCTGACTGATACCTGTACATGTCtctcaagaaaataaataaataaataaaggataattcaaattaattattcaattaatcCATTACTTCATGCATAAAATAACTAAAGTTGACATTCtggtaaaaatgaatataaaataagccagagtccaaatatccaaaataagaataaatttataaaataataataattaaataacaaataaaatattaggcTGAAATAAAATTGAGCCCTGCATCCATGCGGTCAAATTTTGTAAAGCCTGAAATGCCCACTTTAGAAGTTTTTGACACATTAATCACCATTTGTATATAGCCACATTTCTCACTGGcttacagtgctcaacataaatgataACACCCTCACATATCtctcttttaattattattttctgtagaacgcaatata
This portion of the Danio rerio strain Tuebingen ecotype United States chromosome 3, GRCz12tu, whole genome shotgun sequence genome encodes:
- the clpp gene encoding ATP-dependent Clp protease proteolytic subunit, mitochondrial (The RefSeq protein has 1 substitution compared to this genomic sequence), with translation MLRRVLRCGVSTLRVSRSVHQSSPWSSPLIPIVVEQTGRGERAYDIYSRLLRERIICVMGPIDDSVASLVIAQLLFLQSESNNKPIHMYINSPGGVVTSGPAIYDTMQYILNPISTWCVGQAASMGSLLLAAGTAGMRHSLPNARIMVHQPSGGARGQATDIAIQAEEILKLKRQINNIYSKHTGQLLETIESVMERDRYMSPMEAQDFGIIDKVLVHPPQAGQDEPELVQKEPSSPASSSTSPQPQTSESGQSSSSPPSSHKPEP